TAAAAGCACATGCACATTCGCGGATCCCCTGAGTACTGGCATGGACCCCTCTGTCCACCTGGTACCCCTGCATGGATCCCAGGCTCTCTTACCTGCTTCATGGGTCCCATTCTCACCAGCTGGTGCAGCTTTATGCTCACTAGcaaacatgcacacactcacacactcaTCCCAGAGGCACTCCACACTCACAAGTCATGCCTCACTTCAATGTacatttttcctggaaggaTCTTCCCACTTCTGGATCCCACCTCTCAAACTTCTGGTTTGGGATtctggggtgttttttgttgttttgtttttgtacaAGGCCTTCTCGTACCAATCGAAAAAGATATCCCACTGAAATTGGAATACCTTAGGTCCTTTGTTATCCAAGGTGCTCCTTAAGAACTGTATTGGGTTTCCATGGCAAGGTTTTTcgtagcaggggggctgcaggagtggcttctgtgagaagatgccagaagctgcccccatgttggacagagccagttcgagctggctccaagacagacctgctgctggccaaagcgGAGACAAACAGTGACtttggtagcacctctgtgctacatatttaagaaaggggaaaaaatgctgtgaaacagcagctgggagagagaggagtgagaatatgtgagagaaacaactctgcagacaccaaggtcagggaagaaggagggggaggaggtgctccaggcgctggagcagagattccccctgcagcccgtggtgaagaccatggtgaggcaggctgttcccctgcagcccatggaggttagcggtggagcagatatccatcCTGCAGCCGAcagaggaccccacgccggagcaggtggatgtgccctgaaggaagatacagcccatggagagcccacactggagcaggctccttgcaggaactgtggcccatggagaggagcctgcgcaggagcaggtttgctggtaggacttgtgaccccatgggggacccacactggagcagtctgttcctgaagaactgcagcccgtgggaaggacccacattggagaagttcgtgaaggactgtctcctgtgggagggaccccatgctggagcaggggaagagtgtgagggggaaggagtggcagagacaaagtgttatgaactgaccgcaacccccactccccatccccctgctccgcttggggaggggaggaggcagaagagttGGGAGAGAAGTTGAGcttgggaagaaggaaggggtgaggggaaggcgTTGTTTTCAGacttgttcttatttctcattatcctactccattgttaattggcaataaattaaattaatttccccaagtcaagtctgttttacTCGTGACAATAATTGGtcagtgatctccctgtccttatctcaacccacaagcctttcgttgtattttctccccctgtcctgttgatggagggggagtgatagatTGGCTTGGTGGacacctggcgtccagccaaggTCGACCCACCACAAGTACGCTATTTTGTCTATGTTAAAGGCACCTTCTATAGGAAACTACTTAGAGGGATTATCCTTGATCCAGAAATTCAATTTATCTAAATATCTGCAGGGTTTAGGAGAATAatgcatatacatataattTCCTAGAGTCCCTTTTGGGGGGTACTGGGACTTCCTCTGATTGTCCAGTTCCCATTTTCACTCATTCAGGGAGATGAAGGAAAGTCAGGAGGGACCTGTGCCGCCTAGATATAAACCTGTGGTCCCTGCTGCCAAGGCGACTACACAGCCCAACAACACCCAGAAACTTAGGtggatgagcaaggagctcctggccaaactcaaacacaaaaaggaagcctgcagagggtggaagcaaggacggATAACCTCCTGTCACACATCCTCAAGGCATTGCCTTCTCTAAGGCTCTGTTTTAATCAAGTTTAGCAAGACCAAGCTCACATCTACTCCACGACCTCTTTATAGCTGTTCCTGGGtttccaacacacacacacacacacgcacacagacacagagcatCCAACAGGCTCTGTACATTTTAATCCCTTTGCACGCAGGAGTTCCAGTTCTTTGTCGCTTTTATTGCCAAGTGAGAAAAAATGGAGTCTAGATCCCTTTTCTCACAAGAACCTCTTATTGCTCAGAAAGAAGGCTTCTTCTCTTGAAATTTCCCCCCCTCAAAGCGACTGGATCCCCAGATACTTCCCAACTTTCCTATCTCCAAAACGTCCCGTTCCTACCCCAGTCACTATCATTCTTCAAACCACCAACCCCCTTCAACTTCTACATGGAGGAACCTGCCTTTTAGGCtttgtgatgggttgaccttggccgGCTGCCAGgggcccacccagctgctctctcactgcccctcctcaacaggacagggggagaaaacaggatgaaaaagttccttcaggaaagagCCACCTGCCGGATCCACGGGcagcagggaaatacctgcCCCGGAcagcgttttgccctttcttaaacatgttttcacaggGGCGCCACCAGCTTTGCCGAgttgctcagctttggcctgcgGTGAGTCCGGTGCCtagctggctggaaccagctgtgtccggcacagggcagaccctggcctcttctcacagaggccacccctgcaggccgcacctggagcactgtgtccagttctggttcccacagttcaaaaaaaagacccagacagactggagagggtcccaaggagggccaccaagatgatcaaagggctggagaacctgccctatgaggaaagactgaaggacttgggtcttttctcccttggagaagagaaggctcagggggggcctcatcacagtattcctgtacttaaagggtggctacaaagaggacggaggctctctcttcacaaggagccacatggagaagacgaGGGGCAAcgggtacaagttgcaccaggagagagGTTTCACCTCGATACAAGACAGAtattggtggggtttttttacagtgagaacaatcatccACTGGAacagcctccccagggatgtggtagagtccccatcgctggaggttttcaagatgcaattggacagggtgctagataatcccatccaggctccctttcccacaaaaggttggaccagatgatctttcgaggtccctCCCCACCTGGGCTGCTCTAGGATTCTACGATTCTTCAGTGGATCGCTGCTTAATAACCCTTTGCTCTCTCTGGTTTGGAGCAAAGGATTGGCAACGTCGCCTGCGAGGCGAGACATAAATTCCACCAGGCGCCACAGACTTCTAAAACCTATGGTAATCACCCAGTCTCTCTGAATGTATAAGCCATACCTAGCTGCTTCAAAATTCCCCCGCCTCCAGAAGCGGGAACACCTTCTAGATACCTTAGGGCGTTTACACAGACAGAACAATAGATGATACCTAGCTCAATCATTCAGTAAGCAAACACTGCACCAGTGCAGTTTCAAGGAAACATCACATGTCAGTTTCCAGCTACTTCAGGTAAatcatttccatctcttccccGGGAAGATTAAATAAAGGTGAAGTCCTCGGGTTACTCACACGCCTGTGTCACCAAACTTCACCTGATCGCTTGGGGCTATAGAAGAGGTGAAGACGCCTTCCAGTGGGCGTCTCAGAGGCCTCAGTAACATAGTGTTCGAGGGCAACGAAGGATCGCCCTGCTTTCCCACGCCCATCTCCATCTTTCTttaacagctattaaaaaaggaagtttgcCATCTCCCTGTGATGTAGTTTTGgtttgggtctggctgggatggaggtaactttccccatagcagccctcatagtgctgtgctttgtagttgtagctagaagggtgttgataacacaccaatgtttcggctactgctgagcagtgctcccacagcatggaggctgtctctccaaccacccccacccccacagTCCAGTaagctgggggtgggcaagaggctgggaagggacagagccaggacagctgacccaaactgacaaAAGAGATATTCCACTGTGCTATGGAAGCACCACAGCTGCCATTCAGACCGATTGTTTTCCTCCTACCGCATCCCTCCTCACCACAAAAGGGATATCAACGGGGCCTTAGCACACGGCCATTGATAAAGTGCTCCAACAGGAGTTGGATGCTTCCAACACATTGCACCGTGCTGAAACCACCCTTGTATGGCATGCCTGTAGCGTCACATGCAGTATTTTCTAAAGTTTTAGCAGCAGCCTACGCTGGCTTTATGTACATTTGCGTACCACTTCCAAAACGCTAAGAGTTTGCTTCCTACAAGACGCAGGAGACTGCTAAGCGGTTCCAGCATCACGCTTCAAATGACTGGGCAAATCATTATCTCTCTCTAGAACACTGTTAACAGACTGAAACATTCCACATACTTACACTCCGGGGAGACACCGTTTTAACTTGCAGAACTATTTCCCTCAGTGAGACACACAAGACAGAGATGATATCCCCATGCTAAATCTTTATTGTGCAACTGCTGCTCAAAGCTTTTATTACCTTCCACAGACACACGTCACAGAAAATTAGACATCAACAGTGGCTAGACTGACGGGCAACAGATGAAATCCATTCAGTGGCGATTTGTACACGTGCAGCAACTCTTGCGGTGCAAAAATCTTAGCCAGGCGGCCAGCCCAACTGACAGCCACCCAGAATACGTAGACGTACGTGACAGACAGACTGCCCACCCTCGGGCCCTTCATCCGCAACCATCCGGAATCCATTGGTCAGGCCCAGGTGAGCAGCACGCTTCTTGCCAACAATCATTAAATGcccaagaagctggagaaggaagtacaaaaccataaataactaaaataaaaagccacacacaaagaggggagagggcaggaagggaaggaatgagagCAGAGAACCACCCAGAGAAACCAGGTAGCCAATTCCTAGCAATTCAACCATTGCGCTTCAAATGACCGTCTGTCCGCCCGCCCGcaactgacattttccaagcaaagctACAAAGACCGATTCTGCACActatagggggaaaaaagagccatgcaatttttttcaagctagaCAGTAACGGACTacaaaacagccacagaagcTAAGTTTGTCTCCGGGTTAAAGCCCCCACTATATCTTCAGGCAACATAAGCAATTCGggtggaaaataaactttaggCTGCTTTTGCGTGGGTTTACAAAGTCTTTGAACTTGACTTGCATAGCTGAAAGTGAAGCATCCAGCACCTCTCAACCAGCTTTGCCCTTCCTCACCCCCGACCTgccaaaaaccccaagccctcTTCTCCGTATTAGAAGAAGTACTACCACTCTTACTCTAAACCGTGACAATAGGCATCAGACTGCGCTCCAaaacaacactgcattttgcacCAGAAGTACGTACCCAGGGATGAGCATTGCTTTATATCACTACTTTTAGTCAAAAAGCTCAACTCCATTACAAGCTAGAGGCAAAAGATTATAGCGccagaaaacccaaaacagccTACTGTGCCCCATcaagaggaaaaggggggaTGGGAAAGAGTCTAGTAAATTAGGAACTAATTACAGGTACAGTTTAGCGTACAGAAAGCTTCCACAGTACTTACAGATTCACCAGAATCTTCCGCTTCAGATAACCTGATAATTGGCTCCTTAGGCATGACTAGGAAAAGCGTCGGAGCTTGGGGTGAAAGATCACGGAACGCAAGGCACTGGAGGAAGAGTAAACAGTTAAAACGTAATTGGCTTCAGAGAAAGGTAATAGCTTAAGCAAATCAATATGCCCCACTGAACTCGTACAGAAGCAGATTACCAGATACCCCAAACACAAGCCGAAACGCTGATTTTTCTTACGTGATATTAATACTTTCTATACACAAAATACAACGTATTTACAGAGCCCCCTCCAGAAGTGGGATTCAGCATGTAAGATGATGGGGGCAAGGAGACGGGCCAGTACTTCAGATTAGCGACCTCCAGTATGGTTTCATTTGGGTTGATCGTTTCCTAAGCAGTTTTTCTATTCGATGTGGTCCACACAGAGGCAGGAGACAAATGGCTTAACTGAATCAGCAAAGAATTTAGTGAAGTGGAAGATCAGCGGCCATTCGTTTTCCACGGTACAGGGAGCTCAAGTATTGAACAAAAGCATAATCACAGGAAGCCTGCAAGTGCATAGTACGAGTCTGGCTTCTAGATTGCACATAAACCctgccttcaaaagcagaagacatccCTAACTGTtaatcttcagcattttaataacaaaattacacGGGATACTAACTTAAAGTTAACATCGTGTAGGTAacggctgcatttttttccccacagtctAAGCAGCTCGCTCTAGTTCCTAGCGCCTTGTGGTGCGCCAGCGTCCGTGAACCTTGCAAGCATGCTGTTATCACGGTCCCACTTCACCACAGAAACAAGATCTGGGAAgcttttgcagcctgcaggaTGACCGGGTTCTcgattttttatttttttttattttttttttaagaaaaataagaaaagctgtaattctttgctttaataatCCAGTTTGGGGGTTCAGAACTAAAGCctagcacagcagggctgtgaaaTCTCTATAATGCTATGACGAGGCACATCAAGACCTGCATTCCTCCTATGCAGAACTAACTCATTACGGTCACTACTCAGACGTTCGCtgtttacatacatacacacacacacacacacacacacggaaTCCCCGAGGAGATTGACTGCGTGTGCTTAATCTAAGGTTTCAAGACTATCATCCTACACGAGGCAGGACCACTCCCATCCCTCGGCAGCAAACTTTGCACGACTTGCAGCGCCAAAGGGATATCGCGCGGCAAACGTCTGCGGCTGCCACCAAGTGCGTTACCGTCAGAGGCCCTCCTctacgcacgcacgcacgcacgcaaGCGCACACACGACACAGTGGGGCTGGGAACCGAGGCGAGCCGGACAGCACCAGCAACCCAGTACGCGCCGCGGCAGTCGGGGGAGGGGGGCACCGAAGAAGCGCGATGTTCTAGGGATGGTGCAGTAGAGAGCGCCACAACCCAGAGAGGCCCCGTCCGTCCCCCGTCCCTCCACCCACCCGCAGCAACGCCGCCACCCGCCCTGCCGCGCTCCCGGGCACCGCGCAACGGGTCCTCGGCTCAGGGGCCTGCGAGCGCCGGGGGACGGAGGGGacggggggaagggaagaggaaccGCGCACAGAGCAAAGCCGCGGCTACCTCCTCGTCCTCGTAGATGACGTTGGCGGGGAAGCGACTTGCCGATGACCTTTCCGAAGACAGTAGTGGCGCCACCGGGCCAGGCGGCCCGCGCCCCAATAATCTCGTCAGCCACGACAAGGCCCGTTGTCGCCCCCGCGCTTCCTCCACTCGGCCAGGCCCTCCGCGGCGCCCGTTGGGCCGCCAGATCGCCGCCGGCCGATCCCGCGTCTCGATTGGCTGTCTCGTCTGTCGTTTTCGCTTGTCCCCGCCCCCTTGGCGGGTCCGCCCTCGTCGACCTGGTGCTTACCGGGGCTCAGGGAGTTTGCGTGCCCTCGGGGCGCGGAGGGATCCGacctgggggtggagggagaagacGTTGGGCGAGTCCGCGGAGGGATCTGCGTGCCGTGTAGTGCTGCGACCCTGTGGGCGGGCAACGAGGTCTCAGGAGAGGCTGTTGTAGCTAGAAGTActatttcttgttatttattaaCGTGTCAAGTCCACCCATGACGTGCTTGTGGCTTTTTGGTGCTGCTCCCTCCAGTCAAATGACTGCTtttgccagggcagggcaggccttAACTTTTCAGAACATTTCGCAGAACCAACAGAAGTTCCTCAAAATTGTTCCCTGAAAGCCCCGCTTCAATTGCAGACGTTTCTAAGCTGCATGCCgcctggcagaaaataaaaatacaaagcgtGTGTTCAGCACTGGTGGCTTGAGGGCTGGAGGGCAGATCAAGATAGGATTTGCGCTAAGCTGGGTAGG
This genomic interval from Gymnogyps californianus isolate 813 unplaced genomic scaffold, ASM1813914v2 HiC_scaffold_209, whole genome shotgun sequence contains the following:
- the LOC127028135 gene encoding LOW QUALITY PROTEIN: adenosine 5'-monophosphoramidase HINT1-like (The sequence of the model RefSeq protein was modified relative to this genomic sequence to represent the inferred CDS: deleted 1 base in 1 codon); protein product: PVSTRSTRADPPRGRGQAKTTDETANRDAGSAGGDLAAQRAPRRAWPSGGSAGATTGLVVADEIIGARAAWPGGATTVFGKVIGKSLPANVIYEDEECLAFRDLSPQAPTLFLVMPKEPIIRLSEAEDSGESLLGHLMIVGKKRAAHLGLTNGFRMVADEGPEGGQSVCHVRLRILGGCQLGWPPG